In one window of Mytilus galloprovincialis chromosome 6, xbMytGall1.hap1.1, whole genome shotgun sequence DNA:
- the LOC143079031 gene encoding etoposide-induced protein 2.4 homolog isoform X2, translating into MTDLLKDILYGIIHGFRDSILGTVKIFKLDNQDEEEESDRSTEPMTTLARRRAEKRKDKSSSQKQQKNPRVLQRLFLCCGWNGGIFLASILLFNYVLIPVLQWFTELIFSDSGAEVSVWSYMGPVLSWTFSALWILPLFVLSKIVNCFWFQDIADAAYVKSRGKPQLLYISTLIADMSFSLLIQALFLIQSTAASFLPIPMVGTVVGLIHMCLLHSLYSFEYKWFNMGWEVHKRLQYIENRWPYFCGFGLPLALVTSFHSSVVISGCLFSILFPLFIVSANEAVEPQQNFNFPLKLFSPVVSISNSLYSSLFKKSGTASKPKELTSQQSSDPRSSPRRHIRLQESHR; encoded by the exons ATGACAGACCTTTTGAAAGATATTCTTTATGGAATCATTCATGGCTTTAGAGACAGCATTTTAGGtactgtaaaaatatttaaactcGATAATCAGGATGAGGAAGAAGAAAGTGATAGATCAACAGAGCCTATGACAACACTAGCAAGGAGGAGGGCAGAAAAAAGGAAAGACAAATCCTCAAGTCAAAAACAGCAGAA GAATCCAAGAGTATTACAAAGATTATTTCTGTGTTGTGGTTGGAATGGAGGAATCTTTTTA GCTAGTATATTACTATTTAATTATGTACTGATACCAGTATTACAGTGGTTCACAGAACTTATATTTAGTGA CTCTGGTGCAGAAGTTAGTGTATGGTCATATATGGGACCTGTATTGTCATGGACATTTAGTGCTCTCTGGATTTTACCTTTGTTTGTACTTAGTAAAATTGTCAACTGTTTTTGGTTTCAG GACATTGCTGATGCAGCATATGTTAAATCCAGGGGAAAACCACAGTTGTTATATATTAGTACACTTATAGCGGATATGTCTTTTAGTCTATTGATACAGGCACTCTTCTTAATACAG AGTACAGCTGCCAGTTTTTTACCTATTCCTATGGTTGGGACAGTTGTTGGTTTAATACACATGTGCTTGTTACATTCACTGTACAGTTTTGAATATAAATGGTTCAATATGG GTTGGGAAGTGCATAAAAGATTACAGTATATAGAAAATAGATGGCCCTATTTTTGTGGATTTGGATTACCTCTAGCTTTAGTAACCTCATTCCACTCTTCTGTTGTTATCAG tgGATGTCTTTTCTCCATCCTGTTTCCATTATTTATTGTAAGTGCCAATGAAGCAGTGGAACCACAACAGAATTT taATTTCCCATTAAAGTTGTTTTCGCCAGTAGTTAGTATATCCAATAGTCTATACAGTTCCTTGTTCAAAAAGTCAGGCACTGCCAGTAAGCCAAAAGAGTTGACATCACAACAATCAAGTGACCCAAGGTCATCTCCAAGGAGACACATCAGACTACAAGAGAGTCACAGATAA
- the LOC143079031 gene encoding etoposide-induced protein 2.4 homolog isoform X1 translates to MTDLLKDILYGIIHGFRDSILGTVKIFKLDNQDEEEESDRSTEPMTTLARRRAEKRKDKSSSQKQQKNPRVLQRLFLCCGWNGGIFLASILLFNYVLIPVLQWFTELIFSSSGAEVSVWSYMGPVLSWTFSALWILPLFVLSKIVNCFWFQDIADAAYVKSRGKPQLLYISTLIADMSFSLLIQALFLIQSTAASFLPIPMVGTVVGLIHMCLLHSLYSFEYKWFNMGWEVHKRLQYIENRWPYFCGFGLPLALVTSFHSSVVISGCLFSILFPLFIVSANEAVEPQQNFNFPLKLFSPVVSISNSLYSSLFKKSGTASKPKELTSQQSSDPRSSPRRHIRLQESHR, encoded by the exons ATGACAGACCTTTTGAAAGATATTCTTTATGGAATCATTCATGGCTTTAGAGACAGCATTTTAGGtactgtaaaaatatttaaactcGATAATCAGGATGAGGAAGAAGAAAGTGATAGATCAACAGAGCCTATGACAACACTAGCAAGGAGGAGGGCAGAAAAAAGGAAAGACAAATCCTCAAGTCAAAAACAGCAGAA GAATCCAAGAGTATTACAAAGATTATTTCTGTGTTGTGGTTGGAATGGAGGAATCTTTTTA GCTAGTATATTACTATTTAATTATGTACTGATACCAGTATTACAGTGGTTCACAGAACTTATATTTA GTAGCTCTGGTGCAGAAGTTAGTGTATGGTCATATATGGGACCTGTATTGTCATGGACATTTAGTGCTCTCTGGATTTTACCTTTGTTTGTACTTAGTAAAATTGTCAACTGTTTTTGGTTTCAG GACATTGCTGATGCAGCATATGTTAAATCCAGGGGAAAACCACAGTTGTTATATATTAGTACACTTATAGCGGATATGTCTTTTAGTCTATTGATACAGGCACTCTTCTTAATACAG AGTACAGCTGCCAGTTTTTTACCTATTCCTATGGTTGGGACAGTTGTTGGTTTAATACACATGTGCTTGTTACATTCACTGTACAGTTTTGAATATAAATGGTTCAATATGG GTTGGGAAGTGCATAAAAGATTACAGTATATAGAAAATAGATGGCCCTATTTTTGTGGATTTGGATTACCTCTAGCTTTAGTAACCTCATTCCACTCTTCTGTTGTTATCAG tgGATGTCTTTTCTCCATCCTGTTTCCATTATTTATTGTAAGTGCCAATGAAGCAGTGGAACCACAACAGAATTT taATTTCCCATTAAAGTTGTTTTCGCCAGTAGTTAGTATATCCAATAGTCTATACAGTTCCTTGTTCAAAAAGTCAGGCACTGCCAGTAAGCCAAAAGAGTTGACATCACAACAATCAAGTGACCCAAGGTCATCTCCAAGGAGACACATCAGACTACAAGAGAGTCACAGATAA